Proteins from a genomic interval of Nostoc sp. TCL240-02:
- a CDS encoding voltage-gated chloride channel family protein has product MFASVFTRLFRQFEPFIALPHIIKWLPISVVVGILAGTASAALLASLEWATDWRESHRWIIILLPLGGFLSGWIYHQFGRTVEAGNNLLLEEIHNPKSVIPFRMAPLVLLGTDLTHLFGGSAGREGTALQMGASLADQLTKILHLKGANRRILLTAGISGGFASVFGTPLAGTVFGLEVLAIGKIHYVALFPSLIAALVGNQVTLLFGLHHTAYRYAPSIPTLTIWGLIAAIIAGAIFGIVARFFAKVTHQISHLFKSKISYPPMRPFIGGAIIAVIVGLSGTTKYIGLGIPTIVDSFFTQLPPWDFAAKLGLTALTLGAGFKGGEVTPLFFIGATLGNALSLFLALPAPLLAGMGFVGVFAGAANTPIASTLMGIELFGLESGVFIAIGCVVSYLFSGHSGIYSAQRIGLSKYSTVSLEEGVTLANYVREKVEPKIDLSDMEKKE; this is encoded by the coding sequence ATGTTCGCCAGTGTATTCACGAGACTGTTTCGTCAATTTGAACCGTTTATTGCATTACCACACATAATTAAGTGGTTGCCTATTTCTGTTGTAGTTGGCATTCTTGCTGGAACGGCTTCTGCGGCTCTTTTAGCATCATTAGAATGGGCAACCGATTGGCGAGAATCCCATCGCTGGATTATCATATTACTTCCCCTTGGTGGCTTCTTAAGTGGTTGGATTTATCATCAATTCGGTCGGACTGTAGAAGCTGGAAATAACCTTTTACTTGAAGAAATCCATAACCCCAAAAGTGTTATTCCCTTTCGTATGGCTCCTCTGGTTTTGCTAGGAACAGACCTGACACATTTATTTGGAGGTTCAGCCGGTCGGGAAGGTACAGCATTACAAATGGGTGCTTCTTTAGCAGACCAATTAACTAAAATATTACATTTAAAAGGAGCCAATCGGCGAATTTTGTTAACAGCAGGTATCAGTGGAGGATTTGCTTCAGTTTTCGGCACTCCCTTAGCTGGAACCGTATTTGGTCTAGAAGTTTTAGCAATTGGGAAAATTCATTATGTTGCTCTTTTCCCTTCTTTGATTGCTGCGCTCGTTGGTAATCAAGTCACCTTGTTATTTGGTTTGCATCATACCGCATACCGATACGCTCCGTCTATACCGACGCTCACAATTTGGGGACTGATTGCTGCCATTATTGCAGGTGCAATTTTTGGAATTGTAGCGAGATTCTTTGCTAAAGTAACTCACCAGATTAGTCACTTATTTAAAAGTAAGATATCTTATCCTCCAATGCGTCCTTTTATAGGCGGTGCGATAATAGCAGTAATTGTTGGGTTAAGTGGCACAACTAAATACATTGGGCTTGGTATCCCTACTATCGTTGATTCTTTTTTCACTCAGCTACCTCCTTGGGATTTTGCAGCCAAATTAGGTTTGACTGCCCTAACTTTAGGCGCAGGTTTTAAAGGAGGAGAAGTAACACCTTTGTTTTTTATTGGTGCAACTTTAGGTAATGCTTTGTCGTTATTTTTAGCATTACCTGCACCATTATTAGCAGGAATGGGATTTGTGGGTGTCTTTGCGGGTGCAGCAAATACACCGATAGCATCAACCTTAATGGGAATTGAATTATTTGGTCTAGAATCGGGGGTATTTATTGCTATTGGTTGTGTAGTAAGCTATTTATTTTCAGGTCATTCTGGAATTTACTCTGCACAACGTATTGGGTTGAGTAAATACTCTACTGTATCTTTAGAAGAAGGGGTAACTTTGGCTAATTATGTACGAGAAAAAGTTGAGCCAAAAATTGATTTATCTGATATGGAGAAGAAAGAGTAA
- a CDS encoding MFS transporter, which yields MQLQNKFFQTIPRTVWVLGFVSLLTDISTEMIHSVLPLFLVSVLGANVLTVGIIEGIAEATASVLKIFSGALSDYLGHRKGLAVFGYGLSTFVKPLFAVATSSSGVLIARFGDRIGKGIRVAPRDALVADSTNPEVRGAAYGLRQSLDTIGAFLGPLAAFTLMTASKNNFRLVFWLALIPGFFAVALLTVGVREPRAKQTQVSRSNPLQREALRSLGQKYWVLVAVALLFNLGNSSDAFLLLRAEQIGISASLIPLTLVVMNIAYSFSAYPLGILSDRVGKFGLLVGGFFLYALVYLGFAFVQTPWQGWGLFALYGLHLGMSQGLLLALVADSIPANLRGTAFGFLNLAVGLALLPASLLAGGLWQTLGAEMTFIAGSLFALAAVLLLVSQRNKY from the coding sequence ATGCAACTACAAAACAAATTTTTCCAGACAATTCCCCGCACTGTTTGGGTATTGGGATTTGTCAGTCTGCTGACAGATATTAGCACTGAGATGATTCATTCTGTATTGCCCTTATTTTTGGTATCAGTTTTAGGGGCGAATGTTTTGACTGTAGGCATCATCGAAGGCATTGCAGAAGCAACAGCTTCAGTTTTAAAAATCTTTTCGGGAGCGTTGAGTGATTACCTGGGACATCGCAAGGGATTAGCGGTGTTTGGATATGGGTTATCTACCTTTGTTAAACCACTATTTGCTGTAGCTACCAGTTCAAGTGGGGTGTTAATAGCTCGATTTGGCGATCGCATTGGCAAAGGGATTCGGGTAGCACCCCGTGATGCCTTGGTTGCCGATTCTACTAATCCAGAGGTACGCGGTGCAGCTTACGGATTGCGTCAATCTCTCGATACTATCGGAGCATTTTTGGGGCCTTTAGCAGCATTTACCTTAATGACTGCTTCCAAAAATAACTTCCGCCTCGTTTTTTGGCTAGCACTCATCCCTGGATTCTTCGCGGTAGCTTTATTAACGGTAGGAGTGCGCGAACCGAGAGCAAAGCAAACTCAAGTCAGCCGAAGCAATCCTCTGCAAAGGGAAGCTTTACGCAGTTTGGGCCAAAAATATTGGGTACTTGTAGCAGTGGCGCTGCTATTCAATTTAGGAAACTCTAGTGATGCCTTTTTGTTGCTGCGAGCCGAGCAAATAGGGATTTCTGCCTCACTCATCCCATTGACATTAGTGGTGATGAACATCGCCTACTCATTCAGCGCCTACCCATTAGGAATACTTTCTGATCGCGTGGGCAAATTTGGGCTACTGGTAGGCGGATTTTTCCTATACGCCTTAGTGTATCTGGGTTTCGCTTTCGTGCAGACACCTTGGCAAGGCTGGGGATTGTTTGCTCTTTATGGCCTACATCTAGGCATGAGCCAAGGATTGCTGTTAGCGCTAGTGGCAGATAGTATACCTGCAAATCTGCGCGGCACAGCTTTTGGATTCCTCAACTTGGCTGTAGGATTAGCGCTTTTACCTGCCAGTTTGCTAGCTGGTGGCTTGTGGCAAACACTGGGAGCAGAAATGACATTTATTGCTGGGAGCTTGTTTGCGTTGGCAGCTGTATTATTATTAGTTTCTCAAAGAAACAAATATTAA
- a CDS encoding Chromate resistance protein ChrB — MYKVPAQPSTQRVYVWRKLKGWGALYLQQSVCVLPHREDLQQYLAELKADITAGGGEADLFTIWIDQPEQNAMLVNRFQQQADQEYQEFLGQCRDLHSELSEERKIGNLTFAELEENEAELNKLRSWLPKIRDRDLFDAQGYSQAIEALKACELDFQLFSEQVYEAEGIGS; from the coding sequence GTGTACAAAGTACCCGCACAGCCTTCGACGCAACGGGTGTATGTTTGGCGTAAACTCAAGGGCTGGGGCGCACTTTACCTACAGCAGTCGGTGTGCGTGCTACCGCATAGAGAAGACTTGCAACAATATTTGGCAGAATTGAAAGCAGACATTACAGCAGGTGGTGGCGAGGCAGATTTATTCACTATTTGGATTGATCAGCCTGAGCAAAACGCTATGTTGGTAAATCGTTTTCAACAGCAGGCAGATCAAGAATATCAAGAGTTTTTGGGGCAATGTCGGGATTTGCATAGCGAATTGAGCGAGGAACGGAAAATAGGTAATCTCACCTTCGCAGAATTAGAAGAGAATGAGGCGGAACTAAATAAACTGCGTTCTTGGTTGCCTAAAATCCGCGATCGCGATTTGTTTGATGCACAAGGATACTCCCAAGCCATTGAAGCTTTGAAGGCGTGTGAATTAGATTTTCAGCTTTTTAGCGAACAGGTGTATGAAGCAGAAGGTATAGGCTCATAA
- a CDS encoding zinc metalloprotease HtpX: protein MINQLKTAAMLAALSGLLIAISYWVIGGTSGLIIGIGLAAATNLLSWYQSDKIALAVYQAQPVSEREAPGLYRMVQRLSDRANIPMPKVYIVPSQGANAFATGRDPEHAAVAVTEGILNILPDDELEGVIAHELTHIINRDTLTQAVAATVAGAISFLAQMVSYSLWFGGGSRDNNRGGNPLGVLLTVMLAPLAATIIQLAISRTREFSADAGSARLTGNPRALARALQRLEASAKQIPLNANPAFEPLLIINSISGQFLSNLFSSHPATEARVAALLKLEQQLPTKAY from the coding sequence ATGATAAATCAATTGAAAACGGCTGCAATGCTCGCTGCATTAAGTGGGCTTTTGATAGCAATTAGTTACTGGGTAATTGGCGGTACTAGTGGTTTGATAATTGGAATTGGCTTGGCAGCAGCAACAAACCTGTTGTCTTGGTATCAATCAGATAAGATTGCTCTGGCAGTGTACCAGGCCCAGCCTGTGAGTGAAAGGGAAGCACCAGGACTTTATCGGATGGTGCAGAGATTAAGCGATCGCGCTAACATCCCCATGCCTAAAGTTTACATTGTTCCTAGCCAGGGTGCTAACGCCTTTGCTACAGGGCGCGATCCAGAACACGCGGCTGTAGCTGTTACAGAAGGCATTTTGAATATCTTACCAGACGATGAACTCGAAGGCGTTATCGCCCACGAACTTACGCACATTATTAATCGTGACACCCTGACACAAGCCGTTGCTGCGACTGTTGCTGGTGCGATCTCATTCCTAGCGCAAATGGTGAGTTATAGCTTATGGTTTGGCGGTGGTTCACGAGATAACAACAGAGGTGGTAATCCTTTGGGCGTTTTGTTAACAGTAATGCTTGCGCCATTGGCTGCAACGATTATTCAACTAGCAATTTCGCGCACACGAGAATTTTCTGCTGATGCAGGTTCTGCTAGATTAACTGGTAATCCCCGTGCATTAGCTAGGGCATTACAACGCTTAGAAGCCTCAGCAAAACAGATCCCTTTAAATGCCAATCCAGCTTTTGAACCGTTATTAATTATCAATTCTATCTCTGGACAGTTTTTAAGTAACTTATTTTCCAGTCACCCTGCTACAGAAGCACGAGTTGCAGCATTATTGAAATTAGAGCAACAACTGCCAACAAAAGCTTATTAG
- a CDS encoding pitrilysin family protein — MTSTLQKFSRLHSPTLHQLPNGLTIIAEQMPVEAVNLNLWIKVGSAVESDAINGMAHFLEHMIFKGTERLASGEFERRIEERGAVTNAATSQDYTHYYITTAPKDFAELAPLQIEVVSNASIPDDAFERERLVVLEEIRRSEDNPQRRTFRRVMETAYSELPYRRAVLGPESVISQLKPQQMRDFHHGWYQPQSITAVAVGNLPVEELIAIVAEGFTKLSSTDAINRASPQSPLNPESPFTEIVRREFTDDSLQQARLVMVWRVPGMAQLDRTYGLDVLAGVLGHGRTSRLVRDLREERGLVSSISVSNMSNQLQGTFYISAKCAVENLAEVEDAIAKHIRTIQTELVTESEIARVRRRVANKFIFGNETPSDRTGLYGYYHSLVGDLEPAFNYPEYIQSQNATDLMQAAKEYLSPDAYGVVVVKP; from the coding sequence ATGACTTCAACCCTGCAAAAATTTAGTCGTCTTCATAGCCCAACCCTGCATCAGTTACCTAATGGTTTGACAATCATCGCGGAGCAAATGCCAGTTGAAGCTGTAAATCTTAACTTATGGATTAAAGTTGGTTCAGCCGTCGAATCTGATGCCATTAACGGTATGGCTCACTTTTTAGAACACATGATTTTTAAGGGAACAGAACGACTAGCTAGCGGCGAGTTTGAACGGCGAATTGAAGAACGGGGTGCTGTTACAAATGCCGCAACTAGCCAAGACTATACTCATTACTATATAACTACTGCCCCCAAAGATTTTGCCGAACTTGCTCCACTACAAATAGAGGTAGTATCAAATGCTAGTATTCCTGATGATGCTTTTGAACGGGAGCGATTAGTAGTTTTAGAAGAAATCAGACGTTCAGAGGATAATCCCCAACGGCGGACATTTAGACGGGTAATGGAAACAGCCTATAGTGAGTTACCTTATCGCCGTGCGGTATTGGGGCCAGAATCGGTAATTTCTCAACTTAAACCCCAGCAGATGCGGGATTTTCATCATGGTTGGTATCAACCCCAGTCAATTACTGCTGTTGCTGTGGGCAATTTGCCTGTGGAAGAATTAATTGCGATCGTTGCGGAAGGATTTACAAAACTCTCCAGTACAGACGCAATTAATCGCGCCTCTCCTCAATCACCATTAAATCCTGAGTCACCATTTACAGAAATTGTCCGTCGAGAATTTACAGATGACAGTCTCCAGCAAGCAAGGCTAGTGATGGTTTGGCGGGTTCCAGGAATGGCGCAGTTAGATCGCACCTATGGATTGGATGTTTTAGCAGGAGTTTTGGGACACGGACGGACATCAAGATTGGTGAGGGATTTACGAGAAGAACGGGGGTTAGTTTCTTCAATTTCTGTGAGCAACATGAGCAATCAGTTGCAAGGGACATTTTATATTTCAGCTAAATGTGCAGTAGAAAATTTAGCAGAAGTAGAAGATGCGATCGCTAAACATATTCGCACAATCCAAACCGAGTTAGTCACAGAGTCAGAAATTGCCCGTGTACGGCGGCGAGTAGCAAACAAATTTATTTTTGGCAATGAAACACCAAGCGATCGCACCGGGTTGTATGGTTACTATCATTCCTTGGTGGGAGATTTAGAACCCGCCTTTAATTATCCAGAATATATTCAAAGTCAAAATGCAACCGACTTAATGCAAGCAGCCAAAGAGTATCTTTCCCCAGATGCTTATGGTGTGGTTGTCGTTAAGCCCTAA
- a CDS encoding fructosamine kinase family protein produces the protein MWTQIDNHISQVTGEKFQSQQRRSVGGGCINQGYAVSNGDITYFVKQNLASQAAMFEAEALGLKEMLATGSIRVPKPICWGVAENSSYIVLEWLELGNGNSNLWEAMGRKLATMHQASSSQGFGWKMNNTIGSTPQINTWTEDWIEFYIKHRLSYQFQLARRRGGSFPQQEKLLAAIPELLAHQVQPSLVHGDLWGGNAGCTASGEPVIFDPATYFGDREVDIAMTELFGGFPAAFYKGYNEVFPLDAGYEQRKTLYNLYHILNHFNLFGGSYASQANRMIEQILR, from the coding sequence ATGTGGACTCAAATCGACAACCATATCAGCCAGGTGACTGGCGAAAAATTTCAGAGTCAGCAACGGCGATCGGTTGGTGGCGGATGTATCAACCAAGGTTATGCTGTTTCTAATGGTGACATTACCTACTTCGTCAAGCAAAATCTTGCATCCCAAGCTGCGATGTTTGAGGCTGAAGCATTGGGTTTAAAGGAAATGCTAGCAACAGGTAGTATTCGCGTCCCCAAACCTATTTGCTGGGGTGTAGCTGAGAATTCTAGCTACATTGTGCTGGAATGGTTAGAACTTGGTAACGGTAACAGCAATTTATGGGAAGCGATGGGGCGCAAGTTAGCGACAATGCATCAAGCTAGCAGTAGCCAAGGTTTTGGTTGGAAAATGAACAATACCATTGGTTCAACACCCCAGATCAATACTTGGACAGAGGATTGGATAGAATTTTATATTAAACATCGTTTAAGTTATCAATTTCAGTTGGCAAGGCGACGCGGAGGAAGTTTCCCCCAGCAAGAAAAATTATTAGCAGCTATCCCAGAACTATTGGCGCACCAGGTACAACCATCTTTAGTACATGGCGATTTATGGGGCGGAAATGCCGGGTGTACTGCATCAGGAGAACCCGTGATATTCGATCCAGCAACTTATTTTGGCGATCGCGAAGTTGATATTGCTATGACAGAATTATTTGGTGGGTTCCCCGCAGCCTTTTACAAAGGTTATAACGAAGTTTTTCCTTTAGATGCAGGCTATGAGCAGAGAAAAACACTTTATAACCTGTATCACATTCTGAATCACTTCAATTTATTTGGCGGCAGTTATGCTTCCCAAGCGAACCGGATGATTGAGCAGATTTTGCGCTAA
- a CDS encoding TMEM14 family protein, with translation MNLSIIAAFAYGILAIAGGIIGYIQARSKVSLLSGSISGLLLILAAYFQLQGQTWGSILAVLVTAVLVVVFAVRLAKTRKFMPAGLMTILGMLALAVMVNQIVTLR, from the coding sequence ATGAATTTAAGTATAATTGCTGCTTTTGCCTACGGCATATTAGCGATCGCTGGTGGCATTATTGGCTATATTCAAGCTAGAAGTAAGGTTTCACTGCTAAGTGGTAGTATTAGCGGTTTATTACTAATACTCGCTGCTTACTTTCAACTCCAAGGGCAAACCTGGGGTTCGATTTTAGCAGTGTTAGTTACTGCTGTTTTAGTGGTAGTCTTTGCAGTTCGACTGGCTAAAACACGCAAGTTTATGCCGGCGGGATTAATGACGATTTTGGGAATGTTGGCATTGGCGGTGATGGTGAATCAAATTGTGACTTTAAGGTAA
- a CDS encoding ATP-binding protein: MPIANTSLYTKVQYLQRQAASLLLYQSVLQGEVGMAFLELLQAIRYTDSDARGCLQAYGRYFHALAAKNQNWEDYLITQLLFSKNPFTKLAEVKEFEELPPALVAAVQHDLQILQSLYECSSASLSEWIQSVAHMPISPVVWYKEQEFVGVETFATYLQDLDNWGDAVEELAAYYRQCGSGLFAEYRALRWQAGQFIGIRYSDPVKLSALVGYESQRDALLKNTEFLLSGEMALHVLLYGSRGSGKSSLVKSLLNEYSERSLRLLEVTKSDLKDLPEIVEYLRGVSQKFIIFVDDLSFEEDDDAFKALKVVLEGNLTARPQNVVVYATSNRRHLIREFFVDRPTPKDNEEVHAWDTMQEKLSFSDRFGLTLTFEPADQKTYLKIVQHLAAQAEINITQEDLEFQALQWATRHNGRSGRTARQFVDFLKADLRLFYVNNNTSNTSD, encoded by the coding sequence ATGCCAATAGCAAATACTTCTTTATATACAAAAGTTCAATACCTCCAGCGTCAAGCAGCCTCACTTTTACTGTACCAGTCTGTTCTCCAAGGCGAAGTGGGGATGGCATTTTTAGAACTGTTGCAAGCTATACGTTACACTGATTCTGATGCACGGGGTTGTCTCCAAGCCTACGGTCGTTACTTCCACGCTTTGGCTGCTAAAAATCAAAACTGGGAAGACTATTTAATTACTCAACTTCTCTTCTCTAAGAATCCTTTTACAAAACTGGCTGAAGTAAAAGAATTTGAAGAATTGCCCCCAGCTTTAGTAGCAGCAGTACAGCATGATTTACAAATATTACAAAGTCTCTATGAATGTAGCAGCGCCTCTTTGAGTGAGTGGATACAAAGCGTAGCTCACATGCCGATTTCGCCGGTAGTATGGTATAAAGAGCAAGAATTCGTAGGAGTAGAGACATTCGCTACATATTTACAAGATTTAGATAATTGGGGTGATGCTGTAGAAGAGTTAGCGGCTTATTATCGGCAATGTGGCTCTGGTTTATTTGCAGAATATCGCGCTTTACGTTGGCAAGCTGGGCAGTTTATCGGTATCCGATATTCCGATCCGGTTAAGCTGAGTGCGCTTGTAGGTTACGAGTCTCAAAGAGATGCTTTGTTAAAAAATACAGAGTTTTTATTATCAGGAGAGATGGCACTCCATGTATTACTTTACGGTAGTCGCGGTTCTGGCAAATCTTCTTTAGTGAAATCTTTGTTGAATGAATATAGCGAGCGTAGCCTCCGCTTATTGGAAGTGACAAAATCTGATTTAAAAGACTTACCAGAAATTGTGGAATATTTACGAGGAGTATCACAAAAATTTATCATCTTTGTCGATGATCTTTCCTTTGAAGAAGATGATGATGCCTTTAAAGCGCTCAAGGTCGTTTTAGAAGGTAATTTAACCGCGCGGCCGCAAAATGTAGTTGTGTATGCTACTTCCAATCGTCGCCACTTGATTCGGGAGTTTTTTGTGGATAGACCTACCCCCAAGGATAATGAAGAAGTCCATGCTTGGGATACGATGCAGGAGAAGCTTTCATTTAGCGATCGCTTTGGTTTAACCTTGACCTTTGAACCAGCCGATCAGAAAACTTATTTGAAGATAGTACAACATCTAGCAGCACAAGCTGAAATTAATATTACCCAAGAAGATTTGGAGTTTCAAGCATTACAGTGGGCAACTCGCCACAACGGTCGTTCTGGACGCACAGCACGGCAGTTTGTTGATTTTTTAAAAGCAGATTTAAGACTTTTTTATGTAAATAACAATACATCCAATACTTCTGATTAA
- a CDS encoding tellurite resistance TerB C-terminal domain-containing protein: protein MQSVTISNRFILGIVAFSVSFGLSLVPSWDFNKAFLTGLITAATIYAAALFVDKRRRNYEMFVLGSLRKRIKEMEGLKARVVREINQIEEHHNLLYAESQQLQNQVTESRNQRDSLHRELRTFTGQKKQLETEINTLQTEINNLQKNQTELNNAFSILTAEKRRLESNCNVSRAEITQLQSQISELQQEKQEVESNLTLLGRLKPQLEEKLYELRIAIQELEVETTQKNQLLVATKTERENIQTILHSSQTQLAEHKAELQQLQGQISLLQEERDSLQNQVWELLQQLETFNQEPLADNFQEDDTELFPFSEIMETTAVINNSEIETSENIPEEWTNFLENLPGYELQVLKAIVEQDNPKAAIKKIAEANITMPNLLIDSINERANDTIGELIINSDSEIPEVYHEHITHVKKMIATHESLMARHASPN from the coding sequence ATGCAATCAGTAACGATCAGCAATCGATTTATACTAGGAATAGTTGCCTTTAGTGTAAGTTTTGGTCTTAGTCTCGTCCCAAGCTGGGATTTTAATAAAGCTTTTCTCACAGGTTTAATTACTGCTGCTACTATCTATGCAGCAGCATTATTTGTAGATAAGCGGCGGAGAAATTATGAAATGTTTGTTTTAGGTTCTCTCCGCAAACGAATTAAAGAAATGGAGGGGTTGAAAGCTCGTGTTGTCAGAGAAATAAATCAAATCGAAGAACATCATAATTTATTATATGCAGAGTCACAGCAACTCCAAAATCAAGTCACAGAAAGCCGTAATCAAAGAGATAGCTTACATCGAGAATTAAGAACATTTACCGGACAAAAAAAACAGCTAGAAACTGAAATCAATACTCTGCAAACTGAAATTAATAACTTGCAGAAAAATCAAACAGAATTGAATAATGCTTTTTCTATACTTACAGCAGAGAAGCGTCGTCTAGAGTCAAATTGTAATGTATCTCGTGCTGAAATCACGCAATTGCAAAGCCAAATTTCAGAACTCCAGCAAGAGAAACAAGAAGTTGAAAGTAATTTAACTCTTTTAGGCAGACTCAAACCCCAATTAGAAGAAAAACTATACGAACTGCGAATTGCAATTCAAGAGTTAGAAGTTGAGACAACCCAAAAAAATCAGTTGCTGGTAGCGACAAAAACCGAAAGAGAAAATATCCAAACCATCCTACATTCTTCACAAACCCAACTAGCAGAACACAAAGCCGAATTACAGCAGTTGCAAGGGCAAATTTCATTATTGCAAGAAGAACGAGATTCATTGCAAAATCAAGTATGGGAATTACTCCAACAACTAGAAACATTTAATCAAGAACCTTTAGCTGATAATTTCCAAGAAGATGATACTGAATTGTTTCCCTTTTCTGAAATAATGGAAACTACAGCAGTCATAAATAATTCGGAAATTGAGACATCAGAGAATATCCCTGAAGAATGGACTAATTTTTTAGAAAATCTCCCAGGATACGAACTACAAGTATTAAAAGCGATAGTCGAGCAAGATAATCCCAAGGCTGCTATCAAAAAAATTGCCGAAGCAAATATCACTATGCCGAATCTTTTAATCGATTCTATCAATGAACGGGCAAATGATACTATTGGGGAATTAATAATTAACTCAGATTCGGAAATTCCAGAAGTTTACCATGAGCATATTACCCATGTCAAAAAAATGATTGCAACCCATGAAAGTCTCATGGCTAGACATGCGTCGCCAAATTAA
- a CDS encoding ATP-binding protein: MAKLKISKKISTGLINSLGAGVVPRVGVEYIAVGREKELKSLLQNLDDIAEGVAAFRFIIGNYGSGKSFLLQLLRNRAIEQGFVVADADLSPERRLAGSNNEGVATYRELMSHLATKTRPDGGALVSILEGWINKIQQEVVKETEMRPNDDGFDDQVEAKIREVVQYIEDLVHGFDFGSVIIAYWRGYRIDDDNLKNAAMRWLRGEFTTKVEAKAALGVRVIIDDDSWYDYIKLFAKFVAEIGYKGLLILVDEAVHLYQISTTVTREKNYNRLLAMFNDTMQCKAEHLGIVVGGTTKFLEDPKRGLFADQAWQRRTKESRFVAQANVQENSGPVIRLNPLSEAEILTLLQRLAEIHALNFAYEQTLTNRELKEFVKEIINRLGAEALLTPGEIVRDFMSVLNILHQNPGIAFSELIHGSKFKPTAMGKDADEDSTAEFSL, translated from the coding sequence ATGGCAAAGCTCAAAATCTCGAAAAAAATTTCCACTGGTTTAATCAATTCCCTTGGTGCAGGGGTAGTACCAAGAGTAGGAGTTGAATATATCGCAGTAGGTCGAGAAAAAGAACTAAAAAGCCTATTACAAAATCTTGATGATATTGCAGAAGGTGTAGCAGCGTTTCGCTTCATAATTGGTAACTACGGTTCCGGGAAAAGTTTTTTATTGCAACTACTTCGCAACCGTGCTATTGAGCAAGGTTTTGTAGTAGCAGATGCTGATTTATCCCCTGAACGCCGATTAGCTGGAAGCAACAATGAAGGTGTAGCCACCTATCGAGAATTAATGAGCCATCTAGCTACAAAAACTCGTCCTGATGGCGGTGCTTTAGTCTCAATTTTAGAAGGATGGATTAATAAAATTCAACAAGAAGTAGTCAAAGAAACTGAAATGCGTCCCAATGACGATGGTTTTGATGACCAAGTTGAAGCGAAAATTAGGGAAGTAGTTCAGTATATTGAAGATTTAGTTCACGGTTTTGATTTTGGTAGCGTGATTATTGCTTATTGGCGTGGCTACCGAATAGATGATGATAATTTAAAAAATGCAGCGATGCGCTGGTTGCGGGGAGAATTTACTACTAAAGTTGAGGCAAAAGCAGCTTTAGGAGTGCGGGTAATTATTGATGATGATAGTTGGTATGACTATATAAAACTGTTTGCAAAGTTTGTCGCTGAAATTGGCTATAAAGGATTATTAATTTTAGTTGATGAAGCCGTACATTTATATCAAATATCTACTACAGTCACGCGAGAAAAGAATTATAATCGACTCCTGGCAATGTTTAACGATACTATGCAATGTAAAGCAGAACATCTTGGTATTGTTGTTGGTGGAACAACCAAGTTTTTAGAAGATCCCAAACGAGGACTTTTTGCAGACCAAGCTTGGCAAAGACGCACAAAAGAAAGTCGTTTTGTTGCACAGGCTAATGTTCAAGAAAATTCAGGGCCAGTGATTCGGCTAAATCCGTTGAGTGAAGCAGAAATCTTGACGCTTTTGCAACGTTTAGCTGAGATTCATGCACTCAATTTTGCGTATGAACAAACTTTGACAAATCGTGAGTTGAAGGAGTTTGTGAAAGAAATTATTAATCGTTTGGGTGCAGAAGCATTACTGACACCAGGGGAAATTGTGCGAGATTTTATGAGTGTGCTGAATATTCTTCACCAAAATCCAGGAATTGCGTTTTCTGAATTAATTCATGGTTCTAAATTTAAACCTACTGCTATGGGTAAGGATGCAGATGAGGATAGTACAGCTGAATTTAGTTTGTAA